AAACCTTGAGTTAACCCGTGGACTAAAAAACTGGGTCATATTTGTTTTGGAGTttcaagtggttttatagttTTAGAATATTAAAAGGATATCAAAAATAATCTAAGCGGATGTCTGGATATTCAAGTAAAACACTACAACATTTTCTCAGAATCGGTAATCTTTATCGTCAAAATTACTATCAGCGTTTATCTTTATGTTTTTATACTGCCTttgcatttttgttatttaaaaacccAAGAATTGATATAGAAAGTGTACGCCTCAATATATTAACTGAAGAAGGTTCGCAAATTAATTCTTCATTGGTAGACGAAGAAGTTCTGGACCGATTCTCTCTGCTTTAGACTTGACAGTGTTAGGGGTAGGCGGCATTCTAGGCACGGCCATGTTTCACCGAAACACACAAATCCCTTAAATAAAAGCATTTTTCAAACGTCTCAAACGTAACTTAAAGGTCTTTCTGTTGTAGCAGAATAAGTGCGCAAATGTGATGACGAATGACGAGTCTTTCAAATTGAGGCTGTTATTGTAATTTTCCTTTCCAATATGGAGTTGACAGTCCACGTACATTTCAAGGAATTCTTACCATATTTTAAAGGCCTACCAATCTCTTGTTTCAGGCTTATGTTACGCGGAGTTCGGCGCTCGCGTGCCAAAAGCGGGCTCGGCGTATGTCTACAGTTATGTATGCGTCGGCGAATTTATTGCTTTCATTATCGGATGGAATCTTATATTGGAGTACATTATTGGTAAGTCATGTTTctgtgtttttgtttgtcttATTTAGCTATCTTGCAGATTCGGGAGAATCTTTGATGTATGCTTATGTTTATCTAAAGTTCGTATCAAATTCTATATCGATTGTTTCAATGCAGTATCATTAAATTTGAAGTCAGATATATGCCTTCTGTAATTTAATGTCAAAAAGTTACTGATTCTACTTAAGAagggtattttttatatgagaATGAAACCCAACAGAATGACACCAAACAGCACAATCagcaaacaaaattttattataatatatttgtatgtgtgtatgttatTTTTGAGAATGGGCGGAATCCAAAGACGTGAATCAGtttcttaattttaagtttgatgAAATACATTAAATGATGAGTTTAATGTTGACGTTTGATCTCTTTCGTTTATTTCCAGGTGCCGCTTCCGTAGTAAAGGCTCTAAGCGAGTACCTAGACTCACTCCTGGGCAAGGCGATATCTACGAGCTTGGAGGCCGCCATGCCTCTAGACACGCCGCACCTCGCGCGGTACCCTGACCTGTTCGCCTTCTCCGTCATCATGGCGTTCTCTGGTCAGTACAGcatccatcatcatctgcctagccttttcccatgtTAGAGTCGGCCGCTAgggtaaccggatgcagctgagtaacagtgcttTATATGTAGCGGTCAtctgtctgacctccttaacctaGCTACCTGGATAACTCCATGCCCCTTGGTAAGGCTATTGtcggactttctggcttcttgcaactgctaaggatgttcaaatgacctTAAGCGTCCTGTGCGGTTTTATTACAAGTTTTTAATATGTTAAcgaatttcttttttatatttattacagtGGCCCTTGCGTTCGGAGTGAAGGAGTCGACTAAGTTCAACAACTTCTGCACGGGAGTCAACCTGTGTGTCGTGTTGTTCGTCATCATATCAGGATCTTTTAAAGGTAAGTTAGGCTGAATACCAAATATACATTGAAAGTAACCTTAAAATGCGCCTTCAAGTATTTTTGTTGCTTTCTTTTAATATAGTCAGTTTAGCAAGTTTTTTTAGTGACCCGGTTTTGACACTATTGACGGCATGGGCGAGAGCGAGAacattatagtattttttttgtttaatgtaCCGGGTTATAAAGTTATTCATCAAAAATGCActtcagcaaaaaaataaatattaacatttaacACTTATTTGATAACCTGATATTCTTCCACAGCCGACACAAAGAACTGGCGCATCCCTGCTGAAGAAGTCCCGAAGTCTGAGCACAAAGACTTCGGCACCGGCGGCTTCGCGCCCTACGGCCTCGCTGGCATCATCAAGGGGGCTGCTGTCTGCTTCTATGGCTTTATTGGTAAGTAATAGTAAATTAAGTgatcatatttttatgatggTGAGAGGTGGTAAAAATGATAGACAAAATTTTCTTATCTTTTATTCTTCAGAGAAATGTGTGTTACGGCAGAAAATTCATCCCTTAtcatttgtctagccttttccaaaactATCTTATGGTTGCTAGTATAACGGGATGTGGTTGGTGTTCTATAATGTGCGATTgactatctggcctcctcaaccaaCTGTCCGTCAGTCTGCCAAAGATGCTTAAATCTTTCGAAACTCATCATGATAATTTGATTATCCTCCATTTGGTCACCCATCTACAGATTGAACGCACTAAGCGTCGCTTATTTTTAGGACCGATTGATCTTTGTAACATTGACTTAGCCACGTGTTCTTATATAGGTAAATAACTATCTTACTATTTCCCACCAGGTTTCGACTGCGTAGCGACAGCAGGCGAGGAAGCCCGTCGGCCACAGAAGACGATCCCCTTCGCGGTGGTGGCTTCACTGCTCGTGGTGTTCCTCGCGTATTGCGGGGTGTCTTCAGTGTTGACGCTCATGTTGCCTTATTATATGCAGGTATGTACACTGTCCATCATGAGTCAAAACTTCTTAACGTAACTTTGGATGAGAttgttatcaaaaaaagacaggTTAGGACCttataaaaagctttggatTATGTCGCTTGAAAACTGGATACATTTTTTGAACAGTAACTGGCATACAAGATCGAAATCTAATCTATCGTGAATCCCATAAATCcttatgaattttaataattacagcCTTGAATTGTACATTTTTAACTTaactttgaattttattttgctctctcgatcaacataaaaaaatgttataacaggatatctatttattattcagTAATAGAAACTGACAAAAGGTTATGATTCATGGATAAGGTTAACGCTGTCAGTAAATTTACCGTTAGACTGTCATATTTACCGTCTGACTGTCATATTTACCGTCAGACTGTTATTGTGTCCAGGACGAGAAGGCTCCGTTCCCCTACGTGTACGACCAGCTGGGCTGGCCGTGGGCCAAGTACGCCGTCAGCGTCGGCGCCATCTGCGCTCTCTGCTCCAGGTAATGTACCGACTGTCGACGTACATCATTATGTACTGTGGTAGTATCATCCATCATCAAACTAGGttgcttgaacacgctaatcaCGAACTGTTGGTCTAATATGTATAGTTCTTTTAGTGTGATCACTCATTCTACTTTTACCCGGTTATgcggagtagttcccatgggacgcgggtggaatTACCGGCGAATTTTTTTGGTGTTTGGGGTGTACCCCTCTGTTGCTACCAGGCTCTGAACCTACTGAAAATTATTTGAGTTAGGAAGCTATGTACCATCTCCGGGTGACAtacactatattttatctgggtataGGAAGAAGTTTCCTCGGGATGCTGTTGAAGCGAAACAACTAGTCATCTTACATATTTTAACGTTGTCATGTCATGTTATCTACAATTAATCTTCAGCAATTAACATAATTTCCCCCCTTATCCCCAGTCTCCTAGGCGCCGTGTTCCCGCTGCCGCGTATAATCTACGCGATGTCGTCGGACGGGCTGCTGTTCCGCTTCATGGGGCAGGTCAGCGAGAGGTTCCAGACGCCGCTCATCGGCACCATGATCGCTGGACTCTTCACTGGTAACTTAACACAACTTCCCAGTATTCCCCCTACTCCCCCAGTCTCCTAGGTACCGTGTTCCCCTTCCCGATAGTGGTAAAATTTTGTCTAAaacgtcttttattttttaaagtatttccgttgcatcatctgcctagctttgtCTCAACTATGCCAGGGTCGACTTTTAGTGTAACCGAACGCAGCTGAGTGCTAATGTTTTACGTGAatcgactacctatctgactaccacaacccagtttcccgggaAACAAGATACgccttggtgagactggtgtCAGAACATCTGGCACCTGGAACGTAGTAGaagtaacgactgtcaaagatgttaaaatgacagtcgggacccacCCTTTGAACGTGCACCCATCCACTCTAAGCGTCGCTTAACCTTAATATCGATCGACCCATGTGGCTGTAAGTTAGCCTTGAGCCCAATTTTAGTAGAATTGATTAATATATGATATTCTATACAGGTACATTGGCTATGATCTTTCGACTGGAGCAGTTGATCCACATGATGTCTATAGGCACGTTGCTAGCCTACTCTATGGTCGCCTCCTGTGTACTGCTGCTTAGGTAAGTTATTAGTTTAAAAGATAATAGGGTTCATATTTAATATTACAGTTCATTTCCTGTCAAATTACTATTACTTGTCGCATTGATTTAATGTATCAATTGCGTGTAGAAAGTTCTTCAATTATGCGGCAGCTTTTTAATCAATCACCTGTATGGATATAATGTTGAAAGTTTTGAGTGCCTCAATTATTCTATTCAATTAGAAAGCTAGACGAGTAATTGAATGACCTTGTTCAGTAAAAGGGCTAGCTGCTTTTTAAACtatgttaaacatttttacTTATATTCATATAACTATGTTAAACATTTCCTTTCCTTGTGTCttagtcaatatttttatcatattgtGATAGATACG
The DNA window shown above is from Helicoverpa zea isolate HzStark_Cry1AcR chromosome 16, ilHelZeax1.1, whole genome shotgun sequence and carries:
- the LOC124637282 gene encoding cationic amino acid transporter 2-like isoform X2, which codes for MASSMASVVLLAIGGLKAGATRVARIAYGVLSRRKVAEEGAARLARVLSALDLTALGVGSTLGVGVYVLAGDVAKNYAGPAVILSFLLAAVASVFAGLCYAEFGARVPKAGSAYVYSYVCVGEFIAFIIGWNLILEYIIGAASVVKALSEYLDSLLGKAISTSLEAAMPLDTPHLARYPDLFAFSVIMAFSVALAFGVKESTKFNNFCTGVNLCVVLFVIISGSFKADTKNWRIPAEEVPKSEHKDFGTGGFAPYGLAGIIKGAAVCFYGFIGFDCVATAGEEARRPQKTIPFAVVASLLVVFLAYCGVSSVLTLMLPYYMQDEKAPFPYVYDQLGWPWAKYAVSVGAICALCSSLLGAVFPLPRIIYAMSSDGLLFRFMGQVSERFQTPLIGTMIAGLFTGTLAMIFRLEQLIHMMSIGTLLAYSMVASCVLLLRYEYSQPHRNQEPLKFTYREALRQLVNADKHALPTKLSSVTVSVLVTLYGVWCFVMMSSINQYGDAILEGHVGPTAMLAVGSTLVVATLVAISRQPVSDKKLAFSVPLVPWLPGISILINVYLMLNLDYMTWLRFAVWIAAGLLIYATYGAWHSSERKRKIDSGVQLADLHNDSQTALLNNGLTHALG
- the LOC124637282 gene encoding cationic amino acid transporter 2-like isoform X1 — its product is MSFPSDNLMGNYEPVRGRGDQSPTVRQAYDEGGLKAGATRVARIAYGVLSRRKVAEEGAARLARVLSALDLTALGVGSTLGVGVYVLAGDVAKNYAGPAVILSFLLAAVASVFAGLCYAEFGARVPKAGSAYVYSYVCVGEFIAFIIGWNLILEYIIGAASVVKALSEYLDSLLGKAISTSLEAAMPLDTPHLARYPDLFAFSVIMAFSVALAFGVKESTKFNNFCTGVNLCVVLFVIISGSFKADTKNWRIPAEEVPKSEHKDFGTGGFAPYGLAGIIKGAAVCFYGFIGFDCVATAGEEARRPQKTIPFAVVASLLVVFLAYCGVSSVLTLMLPYYMQDEKAPFPYVYDQLGWPWAKYAVSVGAICALCSSLLGAVFPLPRIIYAMSSDGLLFRFMGQVSERFQTPLIGTMIAGLFTGTLAMIFRLEQLIHMMSIGTLLAYSMVASCVLLLRYEYSQPHRNQEPLKFTYREALRQLVNADKHALPTKLSSVTVSVLVTLYGVWCFVMMSSINQYGDAILEGHVGPTAMLAVGSTLVVATLVAISRQPVSDKKLAFSVPLVPWLPGISILINVYLMLNLDYMTWLRFAVWIAAGLLIYATYGAWHSSERKRKIDSGVQLADLHNDSQTALLNNGLTHALG
- the LOC124637282 gene encoding cationic amino acid transporter 2-like isoform X3 yields the protein MWVLFVVLCGLKAGATRVARIAYGVLSRRKVAEEGAARLARVLSALDLTALGVGSTLGVGVYVLAGDVAKNYAGPAVILSFLLAAVASVFAGLCYAEFGARVPKAGSAYVYSYVCVGEFIAFIIGWNLILEYIIGAASVVKALSEYLDSLLGKAISTSLEAAMPLDTPHLARYPDLFAFSVIMAFSVALAFGVKESTKFNNFCTGVNLCVVLFVIISGSFKADTKNWRIPAEEVPKSEHKDFGTGGFAPYGLAGIIKGAAVCFYGFIGFDCVATAGEEARRPQKTIPFAVVASLLVVFLAYCGVSSVLTLMLPYYMQDEKAPFPYVYDQLGWPWAKYAVSVGAICALCSSLLGAVFPLPRIIYAMSSDGLLFRFMGQVSERFQTPLIGTMIAGLFTGTLAMIFRLEQLIHMMSIGTLLAYSMVASCVLLLRYEYSQPHRNQEPLKFTYREALRQLVNADKHALPTKLSSVTVSVLVTLYGVWCFVMMSSINQYGDAILEGHVGPTAMLAVGSTLVVATLVAISRQPVSDKKLAFSVPLVPWLPGISILINVYLMLNLDYMTWLRFAVWIAAGLLIYATYGAWHSSERKRKIDSGVQLADLHNDSQTALLNNGLTHALG